A single window of Anopheles moucheti chromosome 2, idAnoMoucSN_F20_07, whole genome shotgun sequence DNA harbors:
- the LOC128310373 gene encoding CLIP domain-containing serine protease B4-like, with translation MFHSVPFVVVVILTLAHQSLTTDTAITPGTICRVGGNVGRCLHFKHDPTYVSLLLKNTRTEEEDSYLLRHVCDRRQGLTCRTGSVNDETCGMQMENRIVGGQITSIDQYPWMALLQYYNHRKGTKRFGCGGALLSRKFVLSAAHCFLRLPAGLELHKVRLGEWDTESDTDCEDLDDELSCAAPVQDFGYKRIITHEAYSGNHADRANDIALIELAGLVEYNEFVKPICLPEPGTPNKEKLYFGSMWAAGWGRTETATGSRFKMFVPLDQFDLQNCNETYQRRVKVPLTESQFCALGSPGKDTCNGDSGGPLMKPIKSHHYVVGIVSFGPQKCGSGIPAVYTRVDKYYDWIVSHMVEFEN, from the exons ATGTTTCACTCCGTACCATTTGTGGTGGTTGTTATTCTAACTCTTGCGCACCAAAGTTTAACAACGG ACACAGCCATAACACCCGGCACTATCTGTCGTGTCGGTGGTAACGTTGGAcgatgtttacattttaagcACGATCCAACGTATGTGTCTCTGCTGCTGAAGAATACGCGCACGGAGGAGGAAGATTCGTACCTGCTGCGGCATGTTTGCGATCGCCGGCAGGGTTTAACCTGCCGAACGGGATCGGTAAACGATGAGACTTGCGGGATGCAGATGGAAAATCGCATCGTCGGTGGACAAATAACGTCCATCGATCAGTACCCTTGGATGGCACTGCTGCAGTACTACAACCATCGAAAGGGCACGAAACGATTCGGGTGTGGTGGAGCACTGCTTAGCCGTAAATTTGTCCTATCGGCGGCACACTGTTTCTTGCGGCTTCCAGCCGGACTCGAGCT CCATAAAGTTCGTCTTGGGGAGTGGGACACCGAATCCGATACTGACTGTGAGGATCTGGACGATGAACTGTCCTGTGCCGCACCGGTGCAAGATTTTGGCTACAAAAGAATAATCACCCACGAGGCGTACAGCGGCAATCATGCGGATCGTGCGAATGATATTGCGCTGATCGAGCTGGCCGGACTGGTTGAGTACAACGAGTTCGTGAAGCCTATCTGCCTCCCGGAGCCTGGCACACCGAACAAGGAGAAGCTGTACTTTGGCAGCATGTGGGCTGCCGGATGGGGCCGAACGGAAACGG cAACTGGAAGTCGCTTTAAAATGTTCGTACCGCTCGATCAGTTCGATCTGCAAAACTGCAACGAAACGTACCAGAGGCGTGTGAAGGTCCCGCTAACGGAGTCCCAATTCTGTGCGCTGGGATCACCGGGCAAGGATACCTGCAATGGAGATTCGGGTGGACCACTGATGAAGCCAATCAAGTCACACCACTACGTCGTGGGAATTGTTAGTTTTGGTCCGCAAAAGTGTGGCAGTGGCATACCGGCCGTCTATACCAGGGTCGATAAGTACTACGATTGGATCGTGAGCCATATGGTGgagtttgaaaattaa